From Synoicihabitans lomoniglobus, the proteins below share one genomic window:
- a CDS encoding hybrid sensor histidine kinase/response regulator produces the protein MKNNEQILIVEDNEILRGQIIMALEMEGFDVIHGCNGNEGLEMAQRHQPDVIISDLMMPEMDGREMLARLRQTEHGRGVPFIFLTARVAKEDIRGGMDSGADDYLPKPFDLNDLINAVQARLVRSRERSAVAIAEQQRMLRTLPHEMRTPLNAIVGVAQMLRDELIPGEPVPADVPELLNMIVGGGDRLEKFATKLVQHVQLDLLESTASSVRDEFCTGEMLMPQGTLTAMAVAVAAPHSREQDLQVGSCDGMVAMPPHVWKPMLEEIVDNACRFSSPGTAVHVDFRRGQDQGFELRVSDRGIGMTAEQIASIAPFRQFNRPSQEQQGLGLGLINARRLAEICGGRLDVVSPAAGGLEVRVWLPASNLSPAAED, from the coding sequence ATGAAAAACAACGAACAAATCCTCATCGTGGAGGATAACGAAATCCTGCGGGGCCAGATCATCATGGCGCTGGAAATGGAAGGCTTCGACGTCATCCACGGGTGCAACGGCAACGAAGGTCTGGAGATGGCGCAGCGCCACCAGCCCGACGTGATCATCAGTGATCTCATGATGCCCGAAATGGACGGGCGCGAAATGCTCGCCCGATTGCGGCAGACCGAACATGGCCGCGGCGTTCCATTCATTTTTCTCACCGCCCGGGTGGCGAAGGAGGATATCCGCGGAGGCATGGATTCGGGCGCCGACGACTATCTGCCGAAACCCTTCGATCTCAATGATCTCATCAATGCGGTGCAGGCCCGCCTCGTGCGATCACGCGAACGCAGTGCCGTGGCGATCGCTGAACAGCAGCGCATGCTGCGCACCCTGCCGCATGAAATGCGCACGCCCCTGAACGCCATCGTGGGCGTGGCGCAAATGCTGCGCGACGAACTGATCCCCGGCGAGCCGGTGCCGGCGGATGTCCCCGAACTGCTGAACATGATTGTGGGCGGTGGCGATCGATTGGAAAAATTTGCCACCAAGCTGGTGCAGCACGTGCAATTGGATCTTCTCGAAAGCACTGCTTCCAGCGTGCGCGATGAGTTTTGCACCGGCGAGATGTTGATGCCGCAGGGCACGCTGACCGCGATGGCCGTGGCGGTCGCCGCGCCCCATTCCCGGGAGCAGGACCTGCAGGTCGGCAGTTGCGATGGCATGGTCGCGATGCCGCCTCACGTATGGAAACCCATGCTCGAGGAAATCGTGGACAACGCCTGTCGTTTTTCCTCGCCGGGCACGGCGGTGCACGTCGATTTCCGGCGGGGTCAGGACCAGGGATTTGAGCTGCGGGTGTCGGATCGAGGCATCGGCATGACGGCCGAGCAAATCGCGTCCATCGCCCCGTTTCGTCAATTCAATCGTCCATCCCAAGAGCAGCAAGGGCTCGGTCTCGGACTGATCAACGCCCGTCGTCTCGCGGAAATTTGCGGAGGGCGACTGGACGTCGTCAGCCCCGCCGCGGGCGGACTCGAAGTGCGGGTGTGGTTGCCCGCCAGTAACCTTTCCCCCGCAGCCGAGGACTAA